ATCATCCAATACGTCCATAACTTCGTCATCGAGTTCCGAATAAGTCGAGATAGCAGAGTCGGCTTGTGAGAGTGGTTGAGGCCGAGAAGGTGGATGAGAACCAGCTGAGACAGCAGCGCCTTTCCCCTTGTCGGGCTTAGGTGTAGCAGGCGAGATCTCTGCCGTGTTTGGATGATCGGTCGCGGGCGTGGGTTCTGATTTTCGCGGTCTACCCCGACCTCGTTTCACTGGGTGGGGCTGTGTTTCCGGCTCAGCATCTGGCGTATGAGCTGCGGACGACGGGCGCGCACTAATCGTTCTCGATCTAGGCGCATTGGTAGATAATAATTCTTGGGAAGGTGGTATGGTGGGGCTAGCCATGGTTACACGTCTTGTTCGTCCAGGTGTTGGGCTTCGCGCTCGACTTGTAATTGATTTGATCTGCTCGCTCAATGCCTTGTACTCGCTGTTCTTGTCAGACTCAAGCCTTACGATCTCTTCCGGAACGCTAGCAGTAGGGGAAGTGACGAAAGTGTTAAGCTGAGACCGTAGGTTTGCTATGATTCCTTTAGTGGGTAACCCGTAGTGCGCACATTGAGCCTGGAACCACTTCTTCGATCTATACACCAATATGAATGTAGAGTGCCACAGAGACGATACACGAAACTAACTCTTTCCTGTCCCCCGCGAGCGTCTGGCCTGAGCCACTGGATAAAAGCTCTCGTAGCTCCTCAATAGGTACGCGAGCAACATTCTCGTACAGGAGGCCTTTTCCTTGGCAGGTGAACACATCTCCTGCGTTGATAGGCGGAAGTGTAAAGGCGTTGCCAGAGCTCATTCTATGTTCGTCACGGAGACTCAGGTGTTGTGGTATCATCCAAAACAAGTCGGGTATGCAAGCCGGGTATGTGAAGTTC
The Rhizoctonia solani chromosome 8, complete sequence DNA segment above includes these coding regions:
- a CDS encoding 2OG-Fe(II) oxygenase family protein; this encodes MSSGNAFTLPPINAGDVFTCQGKGLLYENVARVPIEELRELLSSGSGQTLAGDRKESKKWFQAQCAHYGLPTKGIIANLRSQLNTFVTSPTASVPEEIVRLESDKNSEYKALSEQIKSITSRARSPTPGRTRRVTMASPTIPPSQELLSTNAPRSRTISARPSSAAHTPDAEPETQPHPVKRGRGRPRKSEPTPATDHPNTAEISPATPKPDKGKGAAVSAGSHPPSRPQPLSQADSAISTYSELDDEVMDVLDDIEEGLEFMEKDQDGDSQMNPRSSPPRPPVSFPEPITPRRTQPASASSPHINSPRSMLERDVVSGTWSLRIVSASRQPLPDGQQATDPKGTMNLHLAGDKRSLTGEFGLLGMDGVLQSRTLEGRIDGAYARLLFVGQMADGDSQTSNKVYGPSPSQSGYLRFSDGRKSNDGKFTLKGALQGGSFGQVDFEGVREGEEQSLCVAWDDFID